Genomic window (Thiosulfatimonas sediminis):
TTGTAAATTACCAGCGAGAACTTGGCTATCCGTCTGCGTGAGCTCGATTGCTTGGTCGCTGCGCAGTGTTTGTTGTTGCTCATTATAGGTAAATTGTGTGCCGGAGAGCTGAATTTCTTGTCGCCAGTTTTGGGTGTTGTTGCGCCAATGCTGCAGTTGCACCGGTTGTTGGGTTTGGCTGAGTTGAATTATTTGTTGGGTCATTTCCGCGCGGTCACTGCTCATTAAATTGAGTTGTTGCGGTGAATAGATAACCAAATTAAGTTTTTCGATTTGAATATGTTCTTGGTTGTCGCTGATTACTTTATCGGCGTGCAGATAAAGATTGTTGTCGGCAAAACTCTCACCGTTGGTTTTTTGTACAACTTGCGGACGCCACATTTGGGTGTCGGTGAATTGCCAAACCGCTGGTTTATTGTTTTGTGCAGTAATTGGAGGGGTATCTTGTTGATTGGATTCTAGCCACAGATTCGCCCAAAGCGCGGCGGTGGCAAGCGCTAAACTGAGAATAGAAAGGTGGCTTTTTGAAAGTTGCATAATACCGTTACTGTGCAGGGTAAACCGTTGGACTGCATTATAAAAGGTTATCTATTCAAGAAGCCACTATCTGGCACGGATTTTTAAGGTATTACTCTGCTAGGTCGCGAAGGTAGAAGTCCATGTGCTGCTGGAAGGTTCCTTGTGAGCGCATGATGATTTCACAGACTTCGCGTACAACGCCTTGGCCACCGATGTAGTTTGAAACATAGTCTACGCGGCTTTTCACTTCTGCTTCGCCATCGGCTGGAGTGATGCTAAAACCAATGCGCTTTAGAATCGGTAAATCGAGAATGTCGTCACCGATATAGGCAATCTGTTCCGGTGCCAGTTTTAGCGTTGCAAGCAGTTCGAGAAAGCTGGGTAGCTTGTCTGGCACGCCCATGTAGAGGTGGTTGATTTTTAAATCTTGGCAGCGTTTCGCAACCAGTTTAGAGGTGCGTCCGGTAATAATACCGATGTCGACACCACTTTTTTTAAGCATGACCATGCCATGACCATCACGGGTGTAGAAGGCTTTGAGTTCTTCACCACTGTCGCTGTAATACAGGCGATTGTCCGTCAGAACGCCATCGACATCCAAGATTAGGAATTTTATTTTTTGTGCTTTTGCAGCGATGTTCGGAGCAATGTGCATAACTACCTCTATGGGCGCGCTTATAGGCCGCCAGTTGAACGTAAATAAAGTAGGTATAAGTAACCGATAAAGGCGCTTGTTAAGAGGATTCCGCGCGTTCGGTCAATGGTTGCTTGGCCGCGTAACGGTAGAGCAAAAACCAGCATTGCCAGAGTAAAGCCGAGCATGACGAGCATATCAATATTTAAAATGTCCGGTTCCAGAATGCTCGGCGCAAGAACCGCCGGAACTGCCATGACGGCAAGAATGTTAAATAAGTTTGAGCCAACAATGTTCCCAATAATTAAGTCGGCTTGGTTTTTACGGGCTGCGGCAATTGCGGCAGCCAGCTCTGGCAAACTGGTGCCAATCGCGATAATCGTTAAGCCAATGACGACTTCAGGTACTTCAAAATATTGGGCAATATCGACCGCGCCAGAGACCATCATTTTTGCGCTAATCATCAGAATAATCAGGCCACCCAGCAAATACAGTAATCCTTTGTTTTTGCTCAATTCGGGCAGTTCTTCAAGTTCGTGCACGGTTTCTTGGGCCATTGGGTCATTTGGGTCTAAGGCTTTATTGGCTTTAATCATCCAGGCCATGACCAGCACTAATGAGAGAATTAATATTCCACCGTCTAACATTCCCAGTTTGCCATCGAAAACCAATAGGTAGACACCAGCGGAAATCGCTAAAAGTAGCGGTAGTTCGCGCTTTAAGATGGAAGATTTAACAATAACTGGGGCAATTAAGGCTGTTATCCCTAATACCAAGCCGATGTTGGCGATGTTTGAACCGATGGCATTGCCGACCGCAAGTGCCGGACTGCCGTCTAGGGAGGCTAATGCTGCAACCACCATTTCCGGCATTGATGTTCCGAAACCCAGCACGACAACACCAATGACAAGAGGTGAGATTTTTAAATGTACGGCGGTACTGGCGGCACCGTCGATGAAAATGTCTGAACTCCAGACAAGAAGTGCTAATCCAATAATCAACAATAAGCTAGGCAGTAAAAGTGTTGTCATAATTAATTTACTTCAGTCGGTATCTTTGAGGTGCATGGCACTCTTAAGGTTAAAAAGTGCCGAGAATTATAACGGAATTTATGTCGAATGGATAAATCTTATTTATAAGGTTGAGTATCCATTCTATGAAAAGGGTTTATTGCGGTGATTGCTCTTAATTGCTCGAAGTTCGATGATTGAAGGCGTGGAAAATTACTGTTTTTCTTCATACAATGGGCGCTCAAAAGTGAATAGGGTCAACGGATGAAAACACTGGAAAATATGGAAATCAGTACGCTGGGATGGATGTCGAGTGCTTGGCAGTCCGACTTTTATCCGGAGGATTTGCCCAGTGAGTGGTTTTTTGATTATTACCTGAATTATTTTCGCTTGGCGTGTGTTCCCGCGTCGGAATGGTTGCAGTGGCGAGTTGATAATGGATTAAGTTCAACGGCTTTTGCTAACTTTGCCGATTGTGTTAATCAACAGAACCGTTTGTTGCTGGTGGCTGGCGAGGCTGATTTTGATGAGTTGCAGCGCCTTTTACCTTTGCTCCAATGTACGTCACTTGGTGAACAATTGATTGGTGTTTTGCTTCAGGCAGAGGGTCATTTACCGCCGCAGAGTGTAGCCGGTTATCCGTTGACCTTGTTGTCACGTCAGTTGCAGTGGCCGGGATGGTCTTGGCAGGCAGGTGAACTCACTGTTTCTGGGGCGCCGCTGTGTTGGATATCGGAGTTACCGACCAACGGACGCGAGCAGAGTCAGTTGTTAAAATCGTTTATGCAGTCGTTGGCTGAGCCGCTCGCGGTGCCCGTTTGTATTGCCGATGAAAACGCCCAGATGAGTGATATTCGCAATTTGCAGACAGTCGCGGAGTTGTTAGGTTATTAGTTGCGTCGTTCGATGGGCTATTCGCTTGTCGTATCTTTGCAACGATTCCATCTCTACAGCGTCTATTCACGATTTTTCCTTTTCCTTGCGAGGTTGAATCGGTACACTGAGTCGCATTGTTGCACCTGTGTGTTGTAAAAGTGAAACAATACACGGCGAATGAATGCAAATTAGCCCCATTAATAGAAGAGTTTTAGGTTGCCTTGAGCATGTCGGATAATTTAATACAAATTGACGGTCTGAGTTTTGCGCGAGATGAGCGCAAAATTTTTGACGATATCAGCTTGCAGATTCCGCGTGGCAAGGTCACCGCGATTATGGGGCCAAGCGGTACGGGTAAAACCACCTTATTAAAGTTGATTGCTGGACAGCTAACGCCGGATTCCGGCACCGTCACGGTCGATGGGCAAAATGTTCATCAACTAAAGCGCAGTTCACTTTATGCGTTGCGCCGCAAAATGGGGATGCTGTTCCAAAGTGGCGCGCTTTTAGCGGATTTAAACGTCTTTGATAATGTCGCTTTTCCGTTACGCGAGCACACTAAGTTGCCACCAGAAATTATTAATCCGCTGGTGCAGATGAAATTGCAAGCGGTTGGTTTGCGCGGTGCGCGGCACTTAAAGCCAGCGCAATTGTCTGGCGGTATGGCACGACGAGTCGCTTTGGCACGAGCGATTGCTCTGGATCCAGAAATGATTTTTTATGATGAGCCGTTTGTGGGGCAAGATCCGATTACCATGGGCGTTTTGATTGAGCTTATCCGTAAGCTAAATGACTCTTTGGGCTTAACTTCGGTCGTTGTATCGCACGATGTGAACGAGGTTTTGTCGATTGCCGATTATGTATGCGTTATCTCCGAAGGGAAAATTATCGCGCAGGGTGATAAAGAGGCGATTTTGGCCGAGTCAAACCCGTTTGTAACCCAATTTGTGCATGGTATGGCGGATGGCCCTGTGCCTTTCCATTTTGACAAGAATGATTATCGCCACTCTTTGGCGAATCCGCGAGTCGCCACCGGCGGCGCCGAGTAACATAAAGGACGTGCATGGCTGAACAATTTTCTATCCAGCAGTTTCTCGGTTCGATTGGCGCTAAATTTTTAAAACTTTTGGCGGTACTTGGGCAGGGGACACTGTTTACTTTGTCGCTGTTTCCGGCAATGCCTGCGGCCTTGTTGCGTTTCGACTTGTGGGTTAAGCAGCTGTATATTGCTGGGGTGCTTTCGCTGCCGATTATTCTCACTGCGGGTCTGTTTGTCGGCATGGTGTTGAGTTTGCAGGGCTATAACGTCTTGGTGGATTATAATTCCGAAGAGGCGGTCGGTTCGATGACGGCTCTGTCGCTGTTGCGAGAATTAGGGCCAGTGGTTGCTGCGCTACTGTTTGCTGGGCGCGCCGGTTCTGCGTTAACGGCCGAGATTGGCCTAATGCGCTCTACAGAACAGATTTCCGCGTTGGAAATGATGGCGATTGATCCGTTGAAATACATTTATGCACCGCGGTTTTTAGCCGCGGTTTTGGCTTTGCCGATGTTGGCGCTGTTATTTACCGCAATGGGGATTATTGGCGGCTATATGGTCGGGGTCAGTTGGTTGGGCGTTGATGAGGGCGCTTTTTGGTCGCAGATGAACAGTTCGGTCGATTGGCAGGACGATGTGATGAATGGTGTGATTAAGTCGGTTGCCTTTGCCATTTTGATTGCCATTATTGCGCTCTATCAAGGGGTGAGTGCAATCCCAACTTCGGAAGGGGTGAGTCGAGCAACCACG
Coding sequences:
- the lptC gene encoding LPS export ABC transporter periplasmic protein LptC, translated to MQLSKSHLSILSLALATAALWANLWLESNQQDTPPITAQNNKPAVWQFTDTQMWRPQVVQKTNGESFADNNLYLHADKVISDNQEHIQIEKLNLVIYSPQQLNLMSSDRAEMTQQIIQLSQTQQPVQLQHWRNNTQNWRQEIQLSGTQFTYNEQQQTLRSDQAIELTQTDSQVLAGNLQADLATGTWRFGKGVIGQFTPSAQRE
- the kdsC gene encoding 3-deoxy-manno-octulosonate-8-phosphatase KdsC is translated as MHIAPNIAAKAQKIKFLILDVDGVLTDNRLYYSDSGEELKAFYTRDGHGMVMLKKSGVDIGIITGRTSKLVAKRCQDLKINHLYMGVPDKLPSFLELLATLKLAPEQIAYIGDDILDLPILKRIGFSITPADGEAEVKSRVDYVSNYIGGQGVVREVCEIIMRSQGTFQQHMDFYLRDLAE
- a CDS encoding calcium/sodium antiporter; translation: MTTLLLPSLLLIIGLALLVWSSDIFIDGAASTAVHLKISPLVIGVVVLGFGTSMPEMVVAALASLDGSPALAVGNAIGSNIANIGLVLGITALIAPVIVKSSILKRELPLLLAISAGVYLLVFDGKLGMLDGGILILSLVLVMAWMIKANKALDPNDPMAQETVHELEELPELSKNKGLLYLLGGLIILMISAKMMVSGAVDIAQYFEVPEVVIGLTIIAIGTSLPELAAAIAAARKNQADLIIGNIVGSNLFNILAVMAVPAVLAPSILEPDILNIDMLVMLGFTLAMLVFALPLRGQATIDRTRGILLTSAFIGYLYLLYLRSTGGL
- a CDS encoding ABC transporter ATP-binding protein; this translates as MSDNLIQIDGLSFARDERKIFDDISLQIPRGKVTAIMGPSGTGKTTLLKLIAGQLTPDSGTVTVDGQNVHQLKRSSLYALRRKMGMLFQSGALLADLNVFDNVAFPLREHTKLPPEIINPLVQMKLQAVGLRGARHLKPAQLSGGMARRVALARAIALDPEMIFYDEPFVGQDPITMGVLIELIRKLNDSLGLTSVVVSHDVNEVLSIADYVCVISEGKIIAQGDKEAILAESNPFVTQFVHGMADGPVPFHFDKNDYRHSLANPRVATGGAE
- the mlaE gene encoding lipid asymmetry maintenance ABC transporter permease subunit MlaE, which produces MAEQFSIQQFLGSIGAKFLKLLAVLGQGTLFTLSLFPAMPAALLRFDLWVKQLYIAGVLSLPIILTAGLFVGMVLSLQGYNVLVDYNSEEAVGSMTALSLLRELGPVVAALLFAGRAGSALTAEIGLMRSTEQISALEMMAIDPLKYIYAPRFLAAVLALPMLALLFTAMGIIGGYMVGVSWLGVDEGAFWSQMNSSVDWQDDVMNGVIKSVAFAILIAIIALYQGVSAIPTSEGVSRATTRTVVHASLGVLGLDFILTAIMFD